TGGGTTGGCCTTTCCCGGTGAGGCTTTTGGCTTTTTCGAGGGTGGCGAGCACGTCGTCCATGTCGTTGCCGTTCATGGTGAGGACTTTCCAGCCGAAGGAGAAGAATTTGGAATCGAGGTCGCCGAGGCTCATCACTTTATCGGTGGGGCCGTCGATCTGCTGGCCGTTATAGTCAACGGTAGCGATGAGGTTGTCGATTTTGTGGTGGGCGGCGAACATGATGGCTTCCCAGTTCTGGCCTTCCTGGAGCTCGCCGTCGCCATGGAGGGAGTATACGATTTTGTTATCGTTGTTGAGTTTTTTGGTGAGGGCTGCGCCGCAGGCAACGCTGAGGCCCTGGCCGAGGGATCCGGAAGCCACGCGAACGCCGGGGAGGTGTTCGTGAGTGGTGGGGTGGCCCTGCAGGCGGCTGTCCAGCTTGCGGAAAGTAGCCAGTTCCGGAACGGGGAAGTAACCGGAGCGGGCGAGTGCGCTGTAGAACACGGGGGAGATGTGCCCGTTGGAGAGGAAAAACAGGTCCTGGTTTTTACCGTCCATTTCGAAAGGCACGGGCTGGTGCTCCATTACCTTGAAGTACAGGGCCGTCAGGAAGTCAGTACAACCGAGCGAACCGCCCGGGTGGCCGCTTTGTACGGCGTGTACCATTCTAACGATGTCCCGCCTGATCTGTGTGGCTATATCTTTCAGTTCTGGCATGATAATTGGCGTTTTTTAGCTTCGCAAAAGTAATAAGAAATTCCCCGCTTTTTCAGTGAATATCTGATTTTTTCAAAAAGGACGGAAAGTCGGGCCGCAAAATTTCTTGATACACATATCGCTGAATTCAATATCTTTGCACGACAACCCCCCGTATGGAGAATGTAATTATCGCAACTATCCTGAGTTTCGTTATAACCTACTTTGCTATCCCGGTGTTGATCCGCGTGGCAGAACTAAAGCACCTTTATGACGAACCGGACGAGCGCAAATCGCATAAAGTACGAATCCCCACATTAGGTGGCCTGGGATTCTTTGCCGGCTTCATTTTGGCCTCGGCCGTATGTGTTCCTGCAAAAGAGAATTTTCCCCTGCAATATCTGCTGGCCGCGTTTTTCGTGATTTTTATCGTGGGAATGAAGGACGACCTTGTAGGACTGTCACCTGTGAAGAAACTGGTGGGACAGCTGGTGGCTGCATTTGCCATTATTTACCTTGGTAACCTGCAGATTTCCAATATGTACGGGTTCCTCGGCATGGGGGAGCTTCCCTATCATTTCAGCCTTCTCCTGACTTATTTCACTTTTATCGTAGTTATTAATGCCTTTAACCTGATCGACGGGGTCGACGGGCTGGCGGGCAGCATCGGGCTGGTAGTATCCGCCGTACTGGGGGCGTATTTCCTTTTCGCCAACGAAATGCTGTATGCCGTGATGGGCTTTTCGCTGGCTGCCGGCCTGGCCGGATTCCTTATCTATAACATTTCTCCCGCGCGCATCTTTATGGGTGATACCGGCTCCCTGCTGGTAGGCCTTGTGAATGCCACGCTCATTGTAAAATTCATTGACGTCGCCGGTAATCCTAATGGGGTGATGCCCCTGCAGGCTGTTCCCGCCATCGCGTTTTCCGTGCTCATCGTTCCCTTGTTTGATACGCTCCGCGTATTCACGATCCGCATGGCGAGAGGGCGCAGTCCGTTTACGGCGGACCGCCACCACATCCACCACTACATGCTGGCCCTGGGGCTCAGCCACCGGCAAACCACCGGTATCGCAGTGGCTTCCAACATCGCTTTCATTTTACTCGCATACAACCTGCAATTCCTCGGTACTACAGCCCTCGTGTTTGTAGTGGGGGGGCTGGCGCTGGGAGGCACCACCATGCTTTTCTACCTGAAACGCCGCAAGGAAATGGCCGCTCTCGCCGCCGCGGAAGCTGCTGTACTGGCTACCGCCGCCGCAGCAGCAGCGGAAGTAGTGCCGGCAGAACCGCAACCCGCCACGACCAAATCGAAAATTCTCCGGGTCAATACCGAGACCATCATGCAGGATAAGTAGCCGTCAGACCTCATCTGCCAACGCTAATGGTCGTCTCTTTCCCTTTGACGATTAAAAGATTTCTTGTAGGTTTGCAAGCACTTAAGTAATATTTCTTATGCAAGACGAGCTTAATTTAATTCTGGACGACGCGAAAGATTCCATGCTGAAGGCGATTTCCCACCTGGAAGCAGAACTCACCAAAATACGCGCCGGTAAAGCCAATCCTGTGATCCTCGATGGCATCTCGGTAGACTATTACGGCGCCCCGACCCCCCTCAACCAGGTTGCCAACGTAGCCGTTGCGGACGCCCGCACCCTCACCATCCAGCCCTGGGAGAAAAATATGCTCCAAGCTATCGAAAGAGCGATCATCGCTTCCAATATCGGCCTCAACCCGCAAAGCGACGGCATCATCATCCGCCTCTTCCTTCCGCCGCTCACCGAAGAACGCCGTAAAGAACTGGTGAAAAAAGTGAACGGAGAGGGTGAACACGCCAAAGTTGCCATCCGCAACATCCGCCGCGACGCCATCGAAGCCATCAAGAAATTACAGAAAGACGGCCTCAGCGAAGACACCGCCAAAGACGCGGAAGCCGGCGTGCAGGACCTTACCGACAAACACATCGTGCTGGTAGATAAACACTGCGCACAAAAAGACAAAGAAATCATGGCTATCTAAAAGCCCTGCCGAATATTTTGAAAAGAGACAGCCAGTCAGCGGTCTCTTTTTTTATTTCCTGTTGACGAGGTACACCCCGCTCATAATCACCCCCAGGCAAACAACCTGCCAGCCATTGACGGACTCTCCCGCCACCAGCCCCCAGCCGATGGCCACCACCGGCAAACCGTACGTTACCATACTGGCGAACATGGCCCCCGCGGAACGGATCAGCTGGTAAAACAGGAGCGAAGCCACCCCCGTACCGATCAGCCCAAGCGTACAACTAGCCGCCAGGCTCATCCACGGCCGCTCCGCCGCCTGGAAGGTGGCGCTGAAATCGCTCAGCAGGAGCACCGGCAAGGCGAAAAGCCCCATGAAAAAAAGGGATATCGATACTAACTGAAGACTTTGGAACTCTTTCAAATAGTGGTGCACCAGCGCGATGTTAAGTCCGTAACAGGCCGTGGCGAGGATCACCAGGAAGCCGTAATACCAGTAGGAATTCGCATCCACACCCTTGACGAGGAACAAAAGGATCACCCCGGCAAGGCCGATCAGCAAGCCCGCCGCCTGGCGCCGCAGCACCGGCGCGCTGAAAAGGGTGACGCTGAATATCAGGGCAAAAACCGGCGTGAAGGAATTCAGCATGCCGGCAAGGGAACTGTCGATCCGGGTTTCGGCGATACAGAACAAATACGCCGGAATTCCGTTACCTAATAAACCAGACACAATGATCGCGGGGATTTTTGCGGCGGGCGTCTGCCGGATAAACCGGAAGAAGAATGGCAGCAATGCCGCCCCGGCCGAAATAAGCCGGATGCTCGCCACCTGGTAAGGCGAAAAAGACGCCAGTCCCAGTTTCATGAGGATGAACGAGCTGCCCCAGGTCAGCGACAGCAGCAGGAAGATCCCCCAGTTCATGAGTCGTTGGTTCATAGTGGGGCAAAGGTACCGATTCCACTTTGTGCCGATGTTAAAGTATATTAAGAAAAAAACGAAATATGCCACCGATCCGACTTTCCGACATTCCAACCACCGTTCCCAAAAAAGCAGATAAGGAGCAGATCAAAGAGGAAATGGAAACCATTCTCAAAGACCTCGACGAATTGCAGAACCTCCTGTACGCCGAGCACAGGCATAGCCTGCTCGTGGTGCTCCAGGGCATGGACGCCAGTGGGAAAGACGGCGTTATCCGCGACGTTTTCGGCACCATGAACCCCATGGGTGTGCTCGTGCAGCCCTTCAAGGCGCCCACGGAACAGGAAGCCGATCACGATTTCCTGTGGCGCATCCACCAGCACGCGCCGGGAAAAGGAATGATCCAGGTGTTCAACCGCTCGCATTACGAAGATGTGCTCGTGCAACGGGTGCATAAATGGGTAGACGAAGAAGTGATAAAAAAACGCTTCACCGCCATCAACGACTTCGAAAAACTCCTCCGCGACCATAACAGCACGCATATCCTCAAATTTTACCTGCACGTTTCCCCCCAGGCGCAAATGGCCCGCCTCGAAGAGCGGACCCGGGACCCGCGAAAGATGTGGAAGTACAACGAAAAGGACTTCGCGGAAGCGAAGCTGTTCAAAAAGTATCAGAAAGCGTATGAAGACGTGTTTAAGGAATGCGGCAAAATTCCCTGGTACATCGTGCCTGCCGATGATAACTGGTACAAGGAATATTTCATCGCTAAAACGGTCAGGGATACACTGAAGGCCCTGAAGATGAAGTTCCCGAAGTTGCCGAAGCAGAAAAATAATCAGGATGTCAAACCATAATTCTGTAAAATTGCACTGTATTTCAATCCTTTCCTAACCTTCAAAACCTTGCGTATGTCTTTTTTCAGTGAGTTCAAAGCCTTTGCCATGAAGGGTAATGTGATCGATCTGGCTGTCGGTGTTGTAATCGGCGCCGCTTTCGGTAAGATCGTCAATTCCCTGGTGGACGCTATCATAATGCCTATTGTCGGGATTTTACTCAAAGGAATCGACTTTAAAGAGGCAATGATTAAAGTCGGGGAAGCCGAAGTCAAATATGGCTTATTCATTCAGGCTCTTGTCGAATTCATCATTATCGCATTCGCCATTTTCCTCGTAGTGCGCACCATCAACCGATTCAAGAAGGAAGAACCGGCTCCCGCTCCAGCAGGCCCCACGCCTACGGAGCAACTCCTCATGGAAATCCGCGACGAACTCAAAAAACCTTAATTACGGATACGCTTTTTTAACGGTTGGTCAACTTTTTACGCTGGCCAACCGTTTCCCATAATTGTACTCAACCAACAGTAATCATGAAGCATTTTTCCTGTTTCCTCATCGCCCTGCTGTTCATCGGCGGCACGCTGCATGCGCAGGACCAGACATTTAAGAAACTCCGCGAGGAATCCGCCAAAGGCATCAAAAACACCGAGAAAGATACCACCGGGCGGCTCTGGAAAAAAGGCGGCTCCTTCGGCCTCACCTTCAACCAGGGATCATTGTCCAACTGGGCGGCCGGGGGCGACAAGCTCTCCCTTTCCCTCCTCGGGACCCTCAACGCCTTCGCCAATTATAAAAAAGGCAGGCACTCGTGGGACAATAACATCGACCTCGCCTACGGCTACGTGAATACCACCAGCCTCGGCACCCGCAAAAGCGACGACCGTATCGACCTCACCTCCAAATACGGCTATGATATCGGCCGCAACTGGTACCTGAGCGGCCTCTTCAACCTCCGCACCCAGTTCACCGACGGTTATATCTATCCCACCGATTCCACCCGCGAATTCACCTCCACCTTCTTCGCGCCGGCATACATCGTACTGTCGCCCGGTATCGACTGGATGCCGAATAAGGATTTCTCCCTGTTTATGTCGCCATTTACAGGCAGATGGGTTGTGGTGCGCGACGAATTCCTTTCCAGCAAAGGCGCCTACGGCGTGGATACCGGCAAACATGTGAAAAGCGAGTTCGGCGCCTACGTGACCGCCACCTACAACAAGGAATTCGCCAAGAACATGACATACAAAACCAAGCTGGAGCTGTTTTCCAACTACAAACACAATCCCGGCAACATCGATGTGTTCTGGACTAATATTATTTCGTTGAAAGTCAACAGGTTAATCAGTGCCAATATTTCCTGGGACATGATTTACGACGACGACGTGCGGGTATTCGAGAACAAGGAAACCGGCGTCATGG
Above is a genomic segment from Chitinophaga pollutisoli containing:
- a CDS encoding transketolase, which encodes MPELKDIATQIRRDIVRMVHAVQSGHPGGSLGCTDFLTALYFKVMEHQPVPFEMDGKNQDLFFLSNGHISPVFYSALARSGYFPVPELATFRKLDSRLQGHPTTHEHLPGVRVASGSLGQGLSVACGAALTKKLNNDNKIVYSLHGDGELQEGQNWEAIMFAAHHKIDNLIATVDYNGQQIDGPTDKVMSLGDLDSKFFSFGWKVLTMNGNDMDDVLATLEKAKSLTGKGQPIVILMKTIMGAGVDFMMGSHEWHGIAPNDEQLAKALAQLPETLGDY
- a CDS encoding PPK2 family polyphosphate kinase, translating into MPPIRLSDIPTTVPKKADKEQIKEEMETILKDLDELQNLLYAEHRHSLLVVLQGMDASGKDGVIRDVFGTMNPMGVLVQPFKAPTEQEADHDFLWRIHQHAPGKGMIQVFNRSHYEDVLVQRVHKWVDEEVIKKRFTAINDFEKLLRDHNSTHILKFYLHVSPQAQMARLEERTRDPRKMWKYNEKDFAEAKLFKKYQKAYEDVFKECGKIPWYIVPADDNWYKEYFIAKTVRDTLKALKMKFPKLPKQKNNQDVKP
- a CDS encoding DUF3078 domain-containing protein gives rise to the protein MKHFSCFLIALLFIGGTLHAQDQTFKKLREESAKGIKNTEKDTTGRLWKKGGSFGLTFNQGSLSNWAAGGDKLSLSLLGTLNAFANYKKGRHSWDNNIDLAYGYVNTTSLGTRKSDDRIDLTSKYGYDIGRNWYLSGLFNLRTQFTDGYIYPTDSTREFTSTFFAPAYIVLSPGIDWMPNKDFSLFMSPFTGRWVVVRDEFLSSKGAYGVDTGKHVKSEFGAYVTATYNKEFAKNMTYKTKLELFSNYKHNPGNIDVFWTNIISLKVNRLISANISWDMIYDDDVRVFENKETGVMGPRLQIKQVLGVGLTAKF
- the frr gene encoding ribosome recycling factor; translated protein: MQDELNLILDDAKDSMLKAISHLEAELTKIRAGKANPVILDGISVDYYGAPTPLNQVANVAVADARTLTIQPWEKNMLQAIERAIIASNIGLNPQSDGIIIRLFLPPLTEERRKELVKKVNGEGEHAKVAIRNIRRDAIEAIKKLQKDGLSEDTAKDAEAGVQDLTDKHIVLVDKHCAQKDKEIMAI
- a CDS encoding MraY family glycosyltransferase, which produces MENVIIATILSFVITYFAIPVLIRVAELKHLYDEPDERKSHKVRIPTLGGLGFFAGFILASAVCVPAKENFPLQYLLAAFFVIFIVGMKDDLVGLSPVKKLVGQLVAAFAIIYLGNLQISNMYGFLGMGELPYHFSLLLTYFTFIVVINAFNLIDGVDGLAGSIGLVVSAVLGAYFLFANEMLYAVMGFSLAAGLAGFLIYNISPARIFMGDTGSLLVGLVNATLIVKFIDVAGNPNGVMPLQAVPAIAFSVLIVPLFDTLRVFTIRMARGRSPFTADRHHIHHYMLALGLSHRQTTGIAVASNIAFILLAYNLQFLGTTALVFVVGGLALGGTTMLFYLKRRKEMAALAAAEAAVLATAAAAAAEVVPAEPQPATTKSKILRVNTETIMQDK
- a CDS encoding DMT family transporter, which produces MNQRLMNWGIFLLLSLTWGSSFILMKLGLASFSPYQVASIRLISAGAALLPFFFRFIRQTPAAKIPAIIVSGLLGNGIPAYLFCIAETRIDSSLAGMLNSFTPVFALIFSVTLFSAPVLRRQAAGLLIGLAGVILLFLVKGVDANSYWYYGFLVILATACYGLNIALVHHYLKEFQSLQLVSISLFFMGLFALPVLLLSDFSATFQAAERPWMSLAASCTLGLIGTGVASLLFYQLIRSAGAMFASMVTYGLPVVAIGWGLVAGESVNGWQVVCLGVIMSGVYLVNRK
- the mscL gene encoding large-conductance mechanosensitive channel protein MscL — translated: MSFFSEFKAFAMKGNVIDLAVGVVIGAAFGKIVNSLVDAIIMPIVGILLKGIDFKEAMIKVGEAEVKYGLFIQALVEFIIIAFAIFLVVRTINRFKKEEPAPAPAGPTPTEQLLMEIRDELKKP